Proteins encoded together in one Onychomys torridus chromosome 1, mOncTor1.1, whole genome shotgun sequence window:
- the LOC118577854 gene encoding olfactory receptor 5B12-like: protein MENISEATEFILLGLTDAPELQIPLFIIFTIIYLITLVGNLGMIVLILLDSRLHTPMYFFLSNLSLVDCVYASAVTPKVMEGFLTGGKIISYNACAAQLFFFAAFAITECFMLASMAFDRHAAVCKPLHYSTIMTSPMCVLMVTVSYMSGLLQSSIHVAFTFHLSFCHSNVINHFFCDIPPLLALSCSDIHANEIVTFTLALFDVVFTLFIILNSYLLIFITILRMRSAEGRKKAISTCASHLTTVSFFFGTIIFMYLQPNSSHSMETDKIASVFYTMVIPMLNPLVYSLRNKEVKSAFKKVVGNSVIIWLSQLITN from the coding sequence ATGGAGAACATTTCAGAGGCAACTGAATTTATTCTTTTGGGGTTAACAGATGCCCCAGAGCTGCAGATCCCTTTATTTATCATTTTCACGATCATTTATTTGATCACATTAGTTGGGAACCTTGGAATGATTGTGTTAATTCTGCTGGATTCCCGACTCCATACTCCCATGTATTTTTTCCTCAGTAACCTCTCCCTGGTGGACTGTGTTTATGCCTCAGCAGTCACTCCTAAGGTAATGGAAGGGTTTCTCACAGGAGGTAAGATCATATCCTACAATGCATGTGCTGCCCAGTTGTTCTTCTTTGCAGCCTTTGCTATTACAGAATGCTTCATGCTGGCCTCAATGGCCTTTGATCGTCATGCAGCAGTATGCAAACCACTGCATTACTCAACCATCATGACAAGTCCCATGTGTGTTCTAATGGTAACTGTCTCCTATATGAGTGGACTTCTACAATCCTCCATCCATGTTGCCTTCACCTTCCACCTCTCCTTCTGTCATTCTAATGTGATTAACCACTTCTTCTGTGACATACCTCCACTGCTGGCTCTTTCTTGTTCTGATATCCATGCAAATGAGATTGTAACTTTTACATTGGCTTTATTTGATGTTGTTTTCACTCTGTTCATTATCTTGAATTCTTACCTGCTTATTTTCATCACTATTCTGAGGATGCGTTCTGCTGAGGGCCGAAAGAAGGCCATTTCCACCTGTGCATCACATCTCACCACTGTGTCCTTCTTTTTTGGAACAATCATCTTCATGTACTTACAGCCTAACTCCAGTCACTCCATGGAAACTGACAAAATCGCCTCTGTGTTTTACACCATGGTTATCCCCATGCTGAACCCACTTgtctacagcctgaggaacaaaGAGGTCAAGAGTGCATTCAAGAAGGTTGTGGGAAATTCAGTCATAATTTGGCTAAGTCAATTAATTACAAATTGA